The DNA window TTTAGTAGTCCTAACATTGACACTGTTTTTTGCAGCCTGCTCCAGCAACGACGTTGACGATCCGACCGGCAGCAGGCGTGGAAATCTCCGGGTGTTTCTAACGGATCAACCTGTGGACTTAAAGGAAGTCTGGGTTACGATTACAGATATCGAAGTTCACAAAACAGGTGGAGCATGGATAAACTTTGCTAGCTCGGCTGACTCGATTGATCTGCTTACCTTAGAAGGCAGACAAACGCTGCTGGAAGCTGCTCCACTGGAGGAAGGGAAATACACCGGGATCCGCTTTTTCGTTTCTGAGGGTCATATCATTGATGCAAACGATGAACGTTGCGAGCTGAAAGTGCCAAGCGGTAAGATTCACATTCCTGTCAACTTCGACATTGAGGCAGGGAACGAGACCAGCATTCTTCTGGATTTCGATGCTGAAAAATCCGTTCATGTTGTCAAAACAGGAAAGAATACCAGTTGCAATTTGCGTCCCGTAATCCATCCGGTTTCCGTAAACGGTTCGGAGGATTAAATCGTTTCAGTGCTACGTTGAGAGAATGACAGACAAAAACGTCAAGTTTGAAGGAAACATTCCTGAATTCTATGACCGTCATTTGGGACCGGTCATTTTTGAACCGTATGCCGGGGATCTGGCGCAGCGTGTTGCTGCTGTCGTTCCAGATGGGCCGGTTCTAGAGACTGCGTGCGGGACAGGAATTCTGACGCGGCAGCTTCGCGCAAAACTCCTGAACACCGCGCAGATCATCTCTACCGATTTGAATCAGGCCATGATCGATCAAGCATTCGCGAAACCAGGCCTCGCTTCTGAAGTCGAATGGAAACAGGCGGATGCGTCAGCTCTTCCTTTTTCAGACCGGGTCTTTGCCGCTGTTGTATGCCAGTTTGGAATGATGTTTCTTCCAGATAAGTCGCTTGCCATTCGTGAGGCTGAACGAGTCCTGAAAGATGGCGGTTTGTTTGCATTCAATGTATGGGACAGCCACGCAGAAAATCCATTTGGCAGAATTGCTGACGAAGCGGTAACAGTGTTTTTCGATTACGATCCACCCAACTTCTACAAGATTCCCTTCGGTTTCTCTGATGCGGAAATGTGGATCAACTTGCTGAAGGAAAACGGATTCGGGAAGATTGAAGTGAATAAGGTTTCGATGGAAGCCAGGAGCGATTCTGCGGAATCATTTGCAACAGGTTTGGTTCGCGGCAACCCTGTGAACACCGCCATTCAAGAACGCGGATTGCAGTTTGATCCCATTATTTCAGCCGTCACAGAGGCTCTTGTTCGAATTGGTGGAGATCGTCCTTTTACATGCCCGATGCAGGCTCTGGTCTTTACGGCGAGGGCGAATACTCCTTGATCACTTGATGTGTGTGCAGTTGCTTTTCAGCCAGGCGGCCAGCTCGGATTTTGAGAGACGTCCCGCGGAAAGCTTCATCATGATCGCGTAAGCATCCTGTTCGGGCGCCGCGAGATTCCGTCCGTTCAGTTGCAGAAAAATGTCCATTAAAACAAGGGCCAGTCTTCTGTTCCCATCCACATAAGGAAGATTGCGTGCGATGTGGAATCCGTAGGCGGCTGCTTTTGCAAAAATTGTTTGATGCACGTATTTCCCGTCAAATTTGGCCTTCGGTTGGGAAAGTGCATATTCAAGTGAATTGCGGTCCCGAATAGCTGGAGATCCGCCGAATCGCGTGACCAGATCCGAATGCAACAGAGGAACGAGCTGCAAGGGAATAAATTTGATTGCCATTTACACGGTAAGTTTTTTTAATGCGTATCTAAATTTGCTGTTTGATTTCTCGTAAGCTTTGATCCAATCGTTGAATTCCACGTCGTAGGGACTCATCAGAATTCCTTCTGTGGTTTGAATGATGTTTAAGTCTTCTCCTTCGACCAGATGGAGATCCTCCACAATACTTTTGGGAAGAGTGACGCTAAAACTGTTGCCGACTCTACGAAGTTTCGTTTTGAGCATGAATTTAGTGTAACAAAACTTAACGAGTTATGAATACACGTTCTGGTACAATCATTGATGGAGGATACGATTTTGAAGAAAATAATTTCGTTATTTGCGCTTTCCGCGTTTTTATCCTTTGCCTGGGGTTGCAACACAAACAAGCCCGCAGAAGAAGTCATTGATGCCAAAGACCGTGTAAAGAAAAAAGTGGAAGACGGGCGTCAGGATGAAATAAAAGCAGCGGAAGAGACTGGAGAAGCGGCTCCGCAAGAATAAATTATGCAGGATGACTGATCGAAGGATTAGCGCCGTCGTCGTTTTCATTTTTGTGTTTTGCAATCTTTGCATTGCAGAAGACCCTCCCATTCTTGTGAAGCTTTCCTCCAATCTGAAACTTCAGATCCTGCTGGACAGGTCCGGTTATTCGCCAGGAGAGATCGATGGGCGGTTTGGAGTCAATACAAGAAAAGCACTGTCTGCGTTTCAGAAGTTCAACAATTTGAAGCCGACTGGAAAACCGGACAGCTTGACTCTAAAACTTTTAGATCGAAGTCCGGAACAACCGCTGCTCAAGTATCACGCGATCCTGGAGCGGGACGTTGCGGGTCCGTTCATACCGAAGTTTCCAAAAGATTTGCAGGCACAAACCAAGCTGGCCCGGATGGAATATACATCGGTGATTGAACTGCTCAGCGAATCGTTTCATGTGAACCCGGTTGTTCTACGTAAGTGGAATCCGCGCGCGAAGTTCAAGGTCAACGAGAAAATTATTGTTCCCAGTATTACTTCGCTCGATGATATGTTCCACAGCTACACGGATGTCGGGGATGTTACCGTGTTTGTTTCAAAAAAGAATTCGGACCTTTTCGTGCGCAATGATGAGGGAGAAGTAATCATGTACGCTCCTGTCACACAGGGGGACAATCTCGCGCCACTTCCTTTGGGCAAATGGGAAGTTGTCAAAATTGAAGACTATCCATATTTCCATTACAATCCCAAACTTTTTTCGCGGCCGAACAAGAAACACAAAGGTGGTTTGATTCCACCCGGGCCAAACAATCCCGTAGGCATTGTCTGGATCGATCTAAGTCTGGATCATTACGGCTTGCATGGAACTTCTGCGCCTGAGAAGGTGGGGCATACTGCATCCAATGGTTGCATCCGATTGACGAACTGGGATGTTTTCCGGCTTTCGACGATGGTGGAGCCGGGAACCGAAGTCCACTTTATAAAGTGATTTTCCTTCATCTCGCTCTTGTAGAACGAAACTTGTTTGTGTGGGGCGAGACTGAAGCCGGCGAACATGCGCATTGGCCATACGCTCTTGATCAGCAACGACTCCTCGAAGTGCTTGCACGAATCAGCGTCAGATCAGCACAACTACATACGCTGAATGCGAAATTTCCGGTGCACCGCGGAAAAGCAATTCCCTCTTCTACAATTTTTGGAGAGTTTGTTAAGGATGGCGCCACTCTTTCAGAATGGACGATTCCCGCTGCAAAGATTCCGCGCGGAATTGCAACGGAATTCTTGCAAATCGATGAAAGCAAAATCGATGATGGCCTCTTTTATGGTGATGATGTCCTTTACTGGTCTCAGGCGTTGCGCTTCGTAAAGCGGTTAATGTTCCATCAAAAGTTCTTGCCCTGGCTGTTTGAGAATGGAGAAGCAGGCTGGATTCCTGTTCTTACAGGCGAGGATCTGGTCCACTTTCAGGAATTAGCGCGTTCCATGCCGCCTTTTATTCGCGCATTCGGCGATGGAATCTCATCAGAGCATCTTTTACACGAATTTGTTGCCAGTTTCCTCAATCAAAACATTCGTGAAGGAACGGAATCGTCGCAATCCAGGTCTACTCCACCTGATCGATGGCTCGCCGCTCTGCAGCAGCCCGATGGGCGGATGGAAGGAAAAAGCGA is part of the bacterium genome and encodes:
- a CDS encoding AbrB/MazE/SpoVT family DNA-binding domain-containing protein, which gives rise to MLKTKLRRVGNSFSVTLPKSIVEDLHLVEGEDLNIIQTTEGILMSPYDVEFNDWIKAYEKSNSKFRYALKKLTV
- a CDS encoding DUF4382 domain-containing protein, producing MKLVLVVLTLTLFFAACSSNDVDDPTGSRRGNLRVFLTDQPVDLKEVWVTITDIEVHKTGGAWINFASSADSIDLLTLEGRQTLLEAAPLEEGKYTGIRFFVSEGHIIDANDERCELKVPSGKIHIPVNFDIEAGNETSILLDFDAEKSVHVVKTGKNTSCNLRPVIHPVSVNGSED
- a CDS encoding class I SAM-dependent methyltransferase, with product MTDKNVKFEGNIPEFYDRHLGPVIFEPYAGDLAQRVAAVVPDGPVLETACGTGILTRQLRAKLLNTAQIISTDLNQAMIDQAFAKPGLASEVEWKQADASALPFSDRVFAAVVCQFGMMFLPDKSLAIREAERVLKDGGLFAFNVWDSHAENPFGRIADEAVTVFFDYDPPNFYKIPFGFSDAEMWINLLKENGFGKIEVNKVSMEARSDSAESFATGLVRGNPVNTAIQERGLQFDPIISAVTEALVRIGGDRPFTCPMQALVFTARANTP
- a CDS encoding type II toxin-antitoxin system death-on-curing family toxin, which codes for MAIKFIPLQLVPLLHSDLVTRFGGSPAIRDRNSLEYALSQPKAKFDGKYVHQTIFAKAAAYGFHIARNLPYVDGNRRLALVLMDIFLQLNGRNLAAPEQDAYAIMMKLSAGRLSKSELAAWLKSNCTHIK
- a CDS encoding L,D-transpeptidase gives rise to the protein MTDRRISAVVVFIFVFCNLCIAEDPPILVKLSSNLKLQILLDRSGYSPGEIDGRFGVNTRKALSAFQKFNNLKPTGKPDSLTLKLLDRSPEQPLLKYHAILERDVAGPFIPKFPKDLQAQTKLARMEYTSVIELLSESFHVNPVVLRKWNPRAKFKVNEKIIVPSITSLDDMFHSYTDVGDVTVFVSKKNSDLFVRNDEGEVIMYAPVTQGDNLAPLPLGKWEVVKIEDYPYFHYNPKLFSRPNKKHKGGLIPPGPNNPVGIVWIDLSLDHYGLHGTSAPEKVGHTASNGCIRLTNWDVFRLSTMVEPGTEVHFIK